The Equus caballus isolate H_3958 breed thoroughbred chromosome 12, TB-T2T, whole genome shotgun sequence genome contains a region encoding:
- the LOC100061613 gene encoding membrane-spanning 4-domains subfamily A member 12, with translation MFSKPTTQPGVYGTTPNPYIANNSMAPGSQQPLSFIIPRNQPQSGQPPFITSPEIRTNNQQGQGNVLMVNPATVTATTNFKEEGKTLGAIQIVIGLMHIGFGVILGLISAIYGGVWNFASSTFVSGYPFWGGISFIITGALSVSGSKHLSLCLIKGSLGMNIVSAIFALTGVILLLVDVSINGLPTQDFWAVLSGKGISAILIIFSLLEFCITCTTAHFAMQEITKWSVLTIPNVYATSPLTPGFASAPPRSDGHPANIIQY, from the exons ATGTTCTCCAAGCCAACAACCCAGCCTGGAGTGTATGGAACCACACCCAATCCTTACATAGCGAATAACTCTATGGCTCCTGGGTCTCAACAACCCCTGAGTTTCATAATCCCAAGAAACCAACCTCAGAGTGGTCAGCCTCCCTTCATCACTTCTCCAGAAATCCGCACTAACAATCAGCAGGGTCAAGGAAATGTACTAATGGTAAATCCAGCTACAGTAACAGCAACCACAAActttaaagaagaaggaaagacacTAGGG gcaATCCAGATTGTGATTGGATTGATGCACATTGGTTTCGGTGTTATTTTGGGTTTAATAAGCGCCATTTACGGTGGAGTTTGGAATTTTGCTTCCAGTACCTTTGTCAGTGGATATCCATTCTGGGGCGGCATTTCG TTCATCATCACTGGCGCTCTCTCAGTATCAGGGTCCAAGCACCTTTCCCTTTGTCTG ATAAAAGGCAGCCTAGGAATGAATATTGTTAGTGCTATCTTTGCCTTAACTGGAGTGATTCTGTTGCTGGTAGATGTGAGCATCAATGGGCTACCCACACAAGACTTTTGGGCAGTG cTTTCTGGGAAAGGAATTTCAGCTATACTGattatcttctctcttttggaGTTCTGCATAACTTGCACCACAGCCCATTTTGCCATGCAAGAAATCACCAAGTGG TCTGTCCTGACTATTCCAAATGTGTATGCAACCAGTCCCTTGACACCAGGGTTTGCCTCAGCTCCTCCCAGAAGTGATGGCCACCCAGCTAACATCattcaatattaa